CAGGAAATGACGTAGTTAGGTGTGTAAACCCAGATGtgaactgtgtgtgtttttgtcagaTCAGCGGGAGTTGGAGTTTCTCGGGCATTCATGCATCCTGTAGGCACACATGTAGAAGATGCCTGTAAAAGAAAATAGGAAGAGATTAACGTTCAGTTCCTGGGCATACTGTATACTGTCCACTGGATTATCCACTGATGTCAAAAATGTTTTTCTTCAAATTAATCTTGTTGGACTGAGCCGTAggatgcatctcaaatggcagcctactccttatatagtgcactacttttgaacagagccctatgggccttgatcaaaagtagtgcactaatgggaatagggtgccatttgggatgtacaaTAGTAAATTAAGCCCTTTTAGCTCTATAGGCAGAACCACATTATCCTACCtgagaagaaggtgaggaccacgGCTACCCAACCCATGATGTAGGACCAGGAGAAGCGCCAATTCCCGTATCGTTTCCCGTAGTAATTCACCGTCACCCCAGTGTACACAGCCATCGCCAGCAGCACAAAGAAGCCTGTGGAGAGTAGTCAATCAAATGCtgcttatttctttcatcacatccaTCAACAGAGACTTGATAGCATATAAATATGTAATTTATTGTATATTCTATGCTTGATAGAGTTACAGGGACAAATGACAAGGAGGAGATACTTACAGGAGATGAAGAAGAGGATGCCGGCAGCAAAAGTCTTGTCAAACCCACTGAAGGAGGAGGAGCGTATGAAGGCCATGACGCCGATCACGATGCCAATGAAGCAGGCCAGCAGGGAGAGGATCATAAAGGCACGGGTGGCATCCCAGTACGCTGGTGACAGAGGGCACAAGGCTGAGACCCAGTGCAGGTACTACTTCCCCAAtaagcactactactactattattagtGGCATTCCTGTCCATAGTACTGAATTACATTTCACACTTTACTCAGATGTGACATCACTGAACATTTACTTACTACACAATATTCTATATTTTGCACCAAATGTTGAATTATGGTGATTTACTCCCAACTAAACCTGCTCAAATAAAAGGAGCTGATTCCTTTGTTGAAATACCTTTTTACTCTAGATATTCACAGCATGGAACAGGACCTCATAAAGACCTTTCGTTCACTTACAGTACGTTTGATGACAAATGGGACATGTTGCGCTTACCAATGCTATCTGTGTGTGTCATGCATTTCCCAGGCACACAGTAGCGCCACAGGCCCTGATGCATATAGTTGTTGGATTGACGGTACTGCATCCAGTAATCGGTTGCTGTGGAGATAATAAGGAGTATGTTCCCGACTCCAGCGCAGAACAACCCACCACCCATGAAGCTGTACATCCTGCCaagcacactgacacacacagaggagataGTTAGCCTACAACACAATTGTCAGGGACATTGAAGCATCTCTATACAATTACATCTCATGGCTGGTGAATACAGCATAGAGTAACACAACATAACGTACATTGTTTGCTTCTAATAGTTGAAAGGGTCTGGATGGACATTACAGACCGTTTTAACATTGAATCAATTATATTTTTTCAAAGAATAATCTTACAAGGTATACATTCATATTCCACTTGTTTTACCATAGGCCTACTGCTTTTAGACAGTTTGTTAGAGTCTTTTCAAATGGCCATTatatacactatcgttcaaaagtttggggtcacgtaGAAACATCCTTGttattgaaagaaaagcaatttttctgTCCATTTAAGATAACATCAAGTTGatcagaatttttttattttttttattttaccgttattttaccaggtaagttgactgagaacacgttttcATTTGCAGctatgacctggggaatagttacaggggagaggagggggatgaatgagccaattgtaaactggggattattaggtgaccatgatggtttgagggccagattgggaatttagccaggacaccggggttaacacccctactcttacgataagtgccatgggatctttaatgacctcagagaggcaggacacccgtttaacgtcccatccgaaagacggcaccctacacagggcagtgtccccaatcactgccctggggcattgggatattttttagaccagaggaaagagtgcctcctactggccctccaacaccacttccagcagcatctggtctcccatccagggactgaccaggaccaaccctgcttagcttcagaagcaagccagcagtggtatgcagtgctgctgaaatacagtgtagacattgttaatgttgcaaatgactattgtagctggaaactgcagattttttatggaatatctacataggtgtacagaggcccattatcagcaaccatcactcctgtgttccaatggcccgttgtgttagctaatctaagtttataattttaaaaggctaattgatcattagaaaacccttttgcaattatgatagcacagctgaaaactgttgttcttattaaagaagcaataaaactggccttctttagacgagCTGAGTAcctggagcatcaacatttgtgggtttgattacaggctcataatggctagaaacaaataactttcttctgaaactcatcagtctattcttgttctgagaaattaaggctattccatgtgagaaattgattgccaagaaactgaagatctcgtacaacactgtgtgctactcccttcacagaacagcacaaactggctctaaccagaatagaaagaggagtgggaggccctggtgcacaactgagcaagaggacaagtacattagagtgtctagtttgagaaatagacgcctcacaagttctcaactggcagcttcattaaatagtacccgcaaaacgcaagtctcaacgtcaacagtgaagaggcgactccgggatgttgaCATTCTAGgttgagttcctctgtccagtgtcttgtgtttttttgcccatcttaatcttttatttttattggccagtctgagatatgtctttatcttagcaactctgcctagaaggccagcatcccggagtcgcctcttcactgttgacgttgagactggtgttttgcgggtactatttaatgaagctgccagtttaaagaagaccagttttattgcttgtttaataagaacaacagttttcagctgtgctaacataattgcaaaagggttttctaatgataaattagctttttaaaatgataaacttggattagctaacacaacgtgccattggaacacaggagtgatggttgctgataatgggcctctgtacgcctatgtagatattccattcaaaatctgccgtttccggctacaatagtcatttacaacattaacaatgtctacactgtatttctttttttatgttattttaatggacaaaaaaaattgcttttctttcaaaaacaagaacatttctaagtgaccccaaacttttgaacagtagtgtagttTTAGCTTTGATATACTGTGTTTACCCTGACATGACtgatctgtttctcttctgtcctctctcttctgtcatctgttttctgtcctctctcttctgttctctttgTTTTTCTATGAAGAAATATGATCTATAAGTCACCTACTGTACATTATATCAAAACACATGACATCACATTTTACCCACACCACTCGGCTAAGTAATAACTTACCTTTATTATCCCTTTAGAGAAAAAGTCAGAGATTCCAATATTACAAGGGGGATGTCAATGCACTCTGGAGCCCAATATTGCCCAGGCTGGCAGGAAAGTTTTGTTTGTGTGTCGGAAACCAGGCGAACAAACGGCCCCGGGGCACAATAGAGCATGCTGAGCCACAACCAATCACATGGGATGAGTTTTGTGTTTTAGGGAATCTGCTGAAAATACAAAACTATTAAAGCTCTGGGTAAGTCACAGTAATACTGATGACACAGGGGTTTCAATTCAAAATACTGCACTACCATCCACAGTGGACATGGGTTGGCAATAGgattccacactatgcagtaaaAGTAAGTTTCACGTAGTTATTTCACACAGAAAAGAACAAAAGTATAGTTGGGGCTCTCATGTTAAATTGAGATAACATTATCTCTCACAACATCAGATGTTAAGGTTTTAAAATCTTTATTGAAACTACAATTGAACTCCAAAAACCACTGTGAGTTCATTGAATTTAAACTGCCCAGTAATTCTCCGACCATGGTCCAAAAATCAG
The sequence above is drawn from the Salvelinus fontinalis isolate EN_2023a chromosome 24, ASM2944872v1, whole genome shotgun sequence genome and encodes:
- the LOC129822645 gene encoding lens fiber membrane intrinsic protein-like produces the protein MYSFMGGGLFCAGVGNILLIISTATDYWMQYRQSNNYMHQGLWRYCVPGKCMTHTDSIAYWDATRAFMILSLLACFIGIVIGVMAFIRSSSFSGFDKTFAAGILFFISCFFVLLAMAVYTGVTVNYYGKRYGNWRFSWSYIMGWVAVVLTFFSGIFYMCAYRMHECPRNSNSR